Part of the Anaerolineales bacterium genome, CCAACCCACGATCAGGAACGTCAGCAGCAGCTTAGGTGTCAGTGAGCACAAGACGTCTCACTCCCGTGTAAAGCGATAGCCGATGCCATACACCGTATCGATGATCCGCGGCTTACGCGGCTCCGGTTCAATTTTCGCCCGAAGGTTCTTCACATGAACATCGACTGTACGCTCGTAGCCTTCATAAGCCACGCCCTGGATACGAACCAATAGCTCCGCACGTGTGAACACACGCCCCGGCGCCGAGATCAGCGCCGCCAGCAGGTCGCCTTCGGAAGGAGTCAGGTCAATTTGCCGCCCGGCCACCTGGACGACGTGGTCGTGGCGATCGACACCGACCTGGCCGCAGCGAAGCGTCTCGCCGGGAGGCTCGACGGCACCGGCACGCCGGAGCACGGCCCGGATGCGCGCCAGCAGCTCGCGCGGACGGAACGGCTTGGTCAGGTAGTCATCGGCGCCCAACTCGAGCCCCAGGATCCGGTCATCGGCCTCCACCCTGGCCGCCAGCAGGGTGATCGGGACGTCTTTGTTCCTGGGGTACAGCCGCATGAATTCGTAGCCGTCCATTTCTGGCATCATCACATCGAGCACGATCAAGTCAGGCGGCTGAAGCGTTGCTGCCAGCAGCGCCTGGGCGCGAGGCATGAGCCTCGGGAACGAACGGCTGCGGGGAATCCCTCTGGCGCGTTACAATCACTACTGGGCGCCGGATTCGACGGTCGAAGCATAAAAGGCCTATTTCAGGTGATGTGGGCCCGGTTCGGGTGGATGACCGTTGGTGTCGAGCGAGGCACATTGAGAGGCGCCAGCTCTTCCGCTCGCCAGGCCGCTGGCCTGAGGTGTTCCCAATGTTGCCGAAGGACATTCACGCTCATATCAGGCTGGCAGTGGAGGAGGATCTTGGCGCGGGGGATGTCACCACCGCGAACATCGTCCCGGATGGCGCCCGGGCTCACGCCCGTCTGGTCGCCAAGCAGGACGGAATTGTCGCCGGGCTGGATGTCGCCGAGGCCGTCTTGCTTGAGCTCGACCGGAAGGTGAGTTTCAAGGCCCTGGTCCCCGAGGGGAGCCGAGTCTCCTCCGGCCAGGTCCTGGCCGAGATCGCGGGCCCGGCCAGGGCGATCCTGTCGGCGGAGCGCACGGCGTTGAACTTCCTCGGGCGCATGTCCGGCATTGCCACCCTCACCCGTCAATTCGTCAATGCGGTGGCCGGCACCCCGGCCAGGATCCTGGACACACGCAAGACGGCTCCTGGGTTGCGGGCCTTCGACAAGCTGGCCGTGCGGCGAGGTGGGGGAGCGAATCACCGGCTCGGCCTGTATGACATGATCCTGATCAAGGATAACCACATCGACTTCGCCGGCTCCCTGGTGGAAGCTATCCGGCGGGCGCGGGCGGCCGAGACCGGGTTGGAGATTGAGGTCGAGGCGCGCACGCTTGATGAGGTCCGGGCAGCTCTGGACGCCGGAGCCCGGCGGATTCTGCTGGATAACATGAGTCCGCCGACGATGAAGCAGGCCGTGGCCATCAACCGCGGCCGTGCCCGGCTCGAGGCTTCGGGCAACGTGAGCCTGGACAACGTGCGCAAGATCGCACAGACGGGCGTCGACGACATTTCCGTGGGGGCCCTCACGCATTCGGCGAGGGTGTTTGACGTGAGCCTGGAGCTGATCCGCGAGCCTGCCCCAGAGGGGAGTTCAGAGCGGGGAGCGCCGCACAGCCGAGGTGCACGGTGACCGGGAAAGGTTCTGTCGAGGAGATCCACGCGAAGCTAGCAGCGATGCTCGGGGGCCACGCTCCCGACGCCGAGCTCCGCTACAAAGCCGAGCTGGCGGCGCGCATCATCGATCTCAAGAGGGAGAAGGACGCCGTCATCCTCGGCCACAACTACATGGAGCCGGCGCTTTATCACACGATCCCGGATTACGTGGGCGACTCGCTGGAGCTCAGCCGCAAGGCCGCCACGACCGACAAGGGGACGATCGTCTTCTGCGGGGTCCGATTCATGGCGGAGACGGCGAAGATCCTTAGCCCGCAGAAGACCGTGTTGCTCCCCTCAGAGAAGGCCGGCTGCTCGCTGGCGGCCAGCATCACTGCCGAGGACGTGCGGGCCCTGAAGCGACGCTTCCCGGGGGTCCCGGTGGTGAGCTATGTGAACACCTATGCCGAGGTCAAGGCCGAGTCGGACATCTGCTGCACGTCAAGCAATGCCG contains:
- the nadC gene encoding carboxylating nicotinate-nucleotide diphosphorylase, which translates into the protein MLPKDIHAHIRLAVEEDLGAGDVTTANIVPDGARAHARLVAKQDGIVAGLDVAEAVLLELDRKVSFKALVPEGSRVSSGQVLAEIAGPARAILSAERTALNFLGRMSGIATLTRQFVNAVAGTPARILDTRKTAPGLRAFDKLAVRRGGGANHRLGLYDMILIKDNHIDFAGSLVEAIRRARAAETGLEIEVEARTLDEVRAALDAGARRILLDNMSPPTMKQAVAINRGRARLEASGNVSLDNVRKIAQTGVDDISVGALTHSARVFDVSLELIREPAPEGSSERGAPHSRGAR
- a CDS encoding response regulator transcription factor gives rise to the protein MPRAQALLAATLQPPDLIVLDVMMPEMDGYEFMRLYPRNKDVPITLLAARVEADDRILGLELGADDYLTKPFRPRELLARIRAVLRRAGAVEPPGETLRCGQVGVDRHDHVVQVAGRQIDLTPSEGDLLAALISAPGRVFTRAELLVRIQGVAYEGYERTVDVHVKNLRAKIEPEPRKPRIIDTVYGIGYRFTRE